In Buchnera aphidicola (Floraphis choui), the genomic stretch TCGGCGTTGAAATGTTTCACTTCTGAGTTCGACATGGTTTCAGGTGGTACCATAACACTATTTTTACCAGGTTGTTTAAATATTAAATATTAAATATTAAATGTTAAATATTAAATATTAAATTTATCGATATTTAAATTATCAAAATCGGATTACAAGAAATTCAATTTTATTATAATATTATTTAAACATCTCTGGTGTTGTAAGATTAAGCCTCTCGGGTCATTAGTACTGGTTAGCTCAACACATTACTATGCTTACACATCCAGCCTATCAACGTCGTAGTCTCCAACGTCCCTTCAGTAAGCATTAACATGCTTCAGGGAAGACTAATCTTGGAGCAAGTTTCGTGCTTATATGCTTTCAGCACTTATCTTTTCCGCATTTAGCTACCGGGCAATGCCATTGGCATGACAACCCGAACACCAGTGATGCGTCCACCTCGGTCCTCTCGTACTAGAAGTAGACCTCCTCAATCTTCCTACGCCCACGGCAGATAGGGACCGAACTGTCTCACGACGTTCTAAACCCAGCTCGCGTACCACTTTAAATGGCGAACAGCCATACCCTTGGGACCTGCTTCAGCCCCAGGATGTGATGAGCCGACATCGAGGTGCCAAACACCGCCGTCGATATGAACTCTTGGGCGGTATCAGCCTGTTATCCCCGGAGTACCTTTTATTTGTTGAGCGATGGCCTTTCCATACAGAAACCACCGGATCACTAAGACCTGCTTTCGCATCTGCTCGCGTTATCACGCTCACAGTCAAACTGGCTTATGCCTTTGCACTAACCTTACGATGTCCAACCGTAATTAGCCAATCTTTGTACTCCTCCGTTACTCTTTGGGAGGAGACCGCCCCAGTCAAACTACCCACCAGACACTGTTTCTGCACCGGATTACGGTACTAGATTAGAAAATTTACCATTAAAGGGTGGTATTTCAAGGTCGACTCCACTTAAACTAGCGTATAAGATTCACAGTCTCCCACCTATCCTACACATTAAAAATAAATGTTCAATGTCAAGTTATAGTAAAGGTTCACGGGGTCTTTCCGTCTTGCCGCGGGTACACTGCATCTTCACAGCAATTTCAATTTCACTGAGTCTCGGGTGGAGACAGCCTGGCCATCATTACGCCATTCGTGCAGGTCGGAACTTACCCGACAAGGAATTTCGCTACCTTAGGACCGTTATAGTTACGGCCGCCGTTTACCGGGGCTTCAGTCTAGAGCTTTAGGTTTCCCTTGACCCCTTCAATTAACCTTCCGGCACCGGGCAGGCGTCACACCGTATACTTCCACTTTCGTGTTTGCACAGTGCTATGTTTTTAATAAACAGTTGCAGCCAGCTGTTATCTTAGACTGATTTCAGCTTATAAAAGTAAATCTTACATACTTAATATCAGTGTGCCTTTTCCCGAAGTTACGGCACTATTTTGCCTAGTTCCTTCACCCAAGTTCTCTCAAGCGCCTTAGTATACTCTACTTAACTACCTGTGTCGGTTTCTGGTACGATTTAATGTTATCTATAGCTTAGAGGCTTTTCTTGGAAGTTTGGTATTAGTTACTTCACTATAAATAATAGCTCGTCATCACGCCTCAGATTAAAGAAAACCGGATTTGCCTAATTTTCATACCTACACGCTTAAGCCAGGATAACCGTCACCTGGTTAACTTAACCTTCTTCGTCCCCCCTTCGCAATAACATTAAGCACAGGAATGTTGACCTGTTATCCATCGATTACGCCTTTCGGCCTCACCTTAGGGGTCGGCTTACCCTGCCTCGATTACCGTTGGACAGGAAACCTTAGTATTTCGGCGAATAGGTTTTTCACCTATTTTATCGTTACTCATGTCAGCATTCGCACTTCTGATACCTCCAATATACTTTACAATATATCTTCATTGGCTTACAGAACGCTCCCCTACCCAATAAAATTTTAATTTTATTGCCGCAGCTTCGGTGCATAATTTAAGCCCCGTTACATCTTCCGCGCAGGCTGACTCGACCAGTGAGCTATTACGCTTTCTTTAAATGATGGCTGCTTCTAAGCCAACATCCTGGTTGTTTATGCCTTCCCACATCGTTTCCCACTTAATTATAACTTAGGGACCTTAGCTGGCGGTCTGGGTTGTTTCCCTTTCCACAACGAACGTTAGCACCCGCTGTGTGTCTCCCGTGATAACATTCTACGGTATTCGGAGTTTGCATCGGATTGGTAGACCGGGATGGTCCCCTAACCGAAACAGTGCTCTACCCCCGAAGATGAATTCACGAGGCGCTACCTAAATAGCTTTCGGGGAGAACCAGCTATCTCCCGGTTTGATTGGCCTTTCACCCCTAGCCATAGGTCATCCGCTAATTTTTCAACATTAGTCGGTTCGGTCCTCCAGTTAGTTTTACCTAACCTTCAACCTGCCCGTGGCTAGATCACCGGGTTTCGGGTCTGTATCCTGAAACTAAATCGCCTATTTAGGACTCGGTTTCCCTACGGCTCCCCTATTAAATATCGGTTAACCTTGCTACAGAATACAAGTCGCTGACCCATTATACAAAAGGTACGCAGTCACCCTTAAAAAACAAGGCTCCTACTGCTTGTACGTATACGGTTTCAGGTTCTATTTCACTCCCCTCACCGGGGTTCTTTTCGCCTTTCCCTCACGGTACTAGTTCACTATCGGTCAGTCAGTAGTATTTAGCCTTAGAGGATGGTCCCCCCATATTCAGACAGGATTTCTCGTGTCCCGTCCTACTTTTCGAACGTATAATATTAGCAATTTTCGTGTACAGGACTATCACCTTATATTGTATATTTTTCCAAATAATTCCACTAAAAGCTAAAATATAACTATGTTCTAGGCTGTTCCCCTTTCGCTCGCCACTACTTAGGGAATCTCGTTTGATTTCTTTTCCTCGAGGTACTTAGATGTTTCAGTTCCCTCGGTTCGCCTTGTTAATCTATGAATTCAATTAACAATGATACTGTTTTTAGTAGTATCGGGTTTCCCCATTCGGATATTATCGGATTATAATGTGTCATATCAACTAACCGATACTTTTCGCAGATTAGCACGTCCTTCTTCGCCTCTGACTGCCAAGGCATTCACCATATACGCTTTTATGCTTAACCTTACAACCCACAGATGTTTATATTAATTTTAATATGAATTTTCTTGATTCCGAATTTTTAAAGAGCTAAAACTTTTTACTTAATTTACAATATTTATAAGTGTTTCATAAATAAGGTATAAGAATAACACATTAATATAATATAGTATACAAATAATTTTAATATTTTTATACTTGTCCCCTAGGGGATTTGAACCCCTGTTACCGCCGTGAAAGGGCGATGTCCTAGTCCTCTAGACGAAGGGGACTAAATAATAATATATCAAACTAAACAAGTATCTTGTAAAAGTATTAAATAACTACAATAATTTAAATTATATATTTAATACCTATGTTACATAACGAGCAAAAAGAGTCAAGAGTTTTTTATAAATATTCACTTTTAATAAGCAACTTATTAGAAAATAAAATATTTTAAAATTAACTACGCCTTAGTTTAACGATAACTGATTCAATTTCTGGAAAAACATTATGCCATAAATAAAAAGAATATGCAGCTTGACTAACTAACATTCCAATTCCATCAGAAAACTTAGCAATATTATGATTTATACACCATGAAAGAAAAGGAGTAAACGTATCACTAGAATAATTAATATCGTAAAAATTAGTATGTCTATTTATTAAATGAGAAATAAAATTCCAATAATTATTTGTTTTTACATTTGCAATAGCATTAATTACTAAATCAAAAATATTATTTTTAAATTTCAAATCCGATAGAACAGAAATAGAACCAAATTTTTTAAAACTACTAACTAATTTTGTAGCACGATTCTTGGTTCTATTTAAAATAACAATATTGCAACCATAAGATAACAATGAAAAAATTATTCCACGAGCTGCACCTCCAGCACCTATTACTAAAATATTATCATGCCTTTTTAAAAATTTTAATCGTTTTAAATCATATAAAATACCTTTTCCATCAGTATTATCTCCTAAAATTTTTCCATTTTTTAACTTCTTTAAAGTATTCACTGAT encodes the following:
- the aroE gene encoding shikimate dehydrogenase — its product is MLRNHLSKFSVFGNPIDHTKSPLIHRLFSEQTNIVCDYNYTLVPIRKFYEFITNFFLCNGIGANVTSPFKEEAFLIADELTDYARASESVNTLKKLKNGKILGDNTDGKGILYDLKRLKFLKRHDNILVIGAGGAARGIIFSLLSYGCNIVILNRTKNRATKLVSSFKKFGSISVLSDLKFKNNIFDLVINAIANVKTNNYWNFISHLINRHTNFYDINYSSDTFTPFLSWCINHNIAKFSDGIGMLVSQAAYSFYLWHNVFPEIESVIVKLRRS